In Colletotrichum higginsianum IMI 349063 chromosome 3, whole genome shotgun sequence, a genomic segment contains:
- a CDS encoding F-box domain-containing protein yields MKLAIRPLQKMRFFRKDKDKKKQQQQQGHRQQKSHDFTDQQLSKYSSQVQQNYRNVVSPPGTHIPTRASAALFQSLPKNILLRIFASVCPHTQDETYETCETSAIFDACMLCDLRDLAHCARVCWKWNQAANALLYHSIRIDAVHYCPREIYLSEQRKRKTFFKRNADPEDTPTVRLKLLCRTLREDPTRFGSRVRYFKVPYMLREAATADLARIIHVLPNLVYVDLPEGLFSDEHGYATLRLEVEARCRDLRKMTYHGGAEGSLSKLAHGGIWQNLEVLELIKINMDPIVLRHALANLGRLRALKVMDSQAFSDDIFTRNEELPPFPPLEEIILSNTPAVTANGLVDYLARADTRNHLLVLSLLKTGVHPATLADILSAATNLQTLAIEALVSDAFKSGPRTRRLASTSLESLRFEITAHKSAGPYSSVTASYYTYLAASLRGNGMPNLRSVYVLDEYFQDELEGLPRPAAPFSYGANARPKSSHSVTSHRPMSGLPSGRRGGLAPPSSAGMAVPRPFAAASNVRASQRFSSTNPFAGTGPLSHPLTIYTKTDDALDWSSVMLQPTSPLGGGPHHRGSMSFHGDRPISSYGLGADIAGSGWNTSAARKSVMVGNGAGMFMALPSQNTGGSKGSDEDLWPRPSTANNEKKSADLWR; encoded by the exons ATGAAGCTCGCCATTCGGCCTCTACAGAAGATGAGATTCTTTCGCAAGGACAAGGAtaagaagaagcagcagcagcagcagggtcATCGGCAGCAAAAGTCGCACGATTTCACCGATCAGCAATTGTCAAAATACTCGTCGCAGGTACAGCAAAACTACCGCAACGTCGTCTCGCCGCCCGGCACCCACATCCCGACTAGAGCCTCCGCCGCTCTCTTCCAGAGCCTGCCAAAGAATATACTCCTCCGCATCTTCGCCTCCGTCTGCCCTCACACACAAGATGAGACGTACGAAACATGCGAGACGAGCGCTATCTTTGACGCTTGCATGTTATGCGATCTGAGAGATCTAGCCCACTGCGCGCGCGTCTGCTGGAAATGGAACCAGGCAGCCAACGCCCTGCT GTACCACAGCATCCGGATCGACGCCGTCCACTACTGCCCTCGCGAGATTTACCTGTCGGAGCAGCGGAAGCGCAAAACCTTCTTCAAACGTAACGCCGACCCCGAAGATACCCCCACCGTTCGCCTGAAGCTGCTCTGCAGGACGCTGCGCGAGGATCCCACGCGCTTCGGCTCTCGAGTTCGCTACTTCAAGGTGCCCTACATGCTCCGGGAAGCTGCCACAGCCGATCTCGCTCGCATCATTCATGTGCTGCCGAACCTGGTCTACGTCGACCTGCCCGAGGGCCTCTTTTCCGACGAACATGGCTATGCAACGCTCaggctcgaggtcgaggctaGATGCCGAGACCTCCGCAAAATGACATACCACGGAGGCGCCGAGGGCAGCTTGTCTAAGCTGGCGCACGGCGGGATATGGCAGAAtctcgaggtcctcgagtTGATCAAGATCAATATGGACCCGATCGTTCTGCGGCACGCTCTGGCGAACCTTGGAAGGCTCCGCGCGTTGAAGGTGATGGATTCGCAAGCCTTCTCGGACGATATCTTCACCCGCAACGAAGAGTTGCCTCCTTTCCCGCCCCTGGAGGAGATTATTCTCAGCAATACCCCCGCAGTCACCGCTAACGGCTTGGTCGACTACCTTGCCCGTGCTGACACTCGCAACCACCTACTCGTCCTGTCTCTGCTCAAGACAGGCGTCCACCCCGCCACACTCGCCGATATTCTCTCTGCAGCCACGAATCTGCAGACACTAGCCATCGAGGCCTTGGTGAGCGACGCTTTCAAGAGTGGTCCGAGGACGCGTCGGCTCGCGTCGACCTCCTTGGAATCCCTACGCTTCGAGATCACTGCACACAAGTCTGCGGGCCCCTACTCCAGTGTTACAGCTAGTTACTACACGTATTTGGCGGCATCCCTCAGAGGCAACGGCATGCCTAATCTGAGGTCGGTTTACGTCCTGGACGAGTACTTTCAGGACGAGCTTGAGGGTCTGCCCCGCCCTGCGGCACCCTTCTCGTACGGGGCGAACGCTCGACCCAAGTCGTCTCACTCGGTCACTTCTCACCGGCCAATGTCGGGCCTGCCCAGCGGCAGACGCGGTGGCCTTGCGCCACCTAGCAGCGCCGGCATGGCGGTCCCCCGccccttcgccgccgcgtccAACGTTCGCGCTTCGCAGCGCTTCAGCTCTACGAACcccttcgccggcacagggCCGCTGTCTCACCCCCTGACGATCTACACCAAGACAGATGATGCATTAGACTGGTCGTCGGTGATGCTTCAACCCACTTCGCCTCTGGGTGGCGGTCCTCACCACCGCGGAAGCATGAGCTTTCACGGCGATCGCCCTATCAGCTCCTATGGCTTGGGGGCTGATATTGCGGGATCCGGATGGAACACGTCCGCAGCGAGAAAGAGTGTCATGGTGGGCAATGGCGCTGGCATGTTCATGGCCTTACCGAGCCAGAAcaccggcggcagcaagggGAGTGACGAGGATCTCTGGCCCAGACCCAGCACGGCGAACAACGAGAAAAAGTCGGCCGACCTTTGGCGATGA
- a CDS encoding Glycogen synthase has product MADFPQGQRDNNDRPARDVKNHLLFEIATEVAHRVGGIYSVLKSKAPVTTAEYGDRYTLIGPLNHNSAAVEVEELEPTNPELAATIQSMRDRGIGILYGRWLIDGAPRVLLFDTKTAYHFMDEWKADLWNVASIPSPPNDDETNEAVIFGYVVAWFLGEFVCHEKKRAVIAHFHEWLAGVALPLTKKRRIDVTTIFTTHATLLGRYLCAGSVDFYNNLQWFDVDAEAGKRGIYHRYCIERAAAHSCDVFTTVSHITAYESEHLLKRKPDGVLPNGLNVTKFSAMHEFQNLHQQAKEKIHDFVRGHFYGHYDFDPENTLYFFTAGRYEFRNKGVDMFIESLARLNHRLKSAGSKITVVAFVIMPAQTTSLTVEALKGQAVIKSLRDTVDVIEKGIGRRIFERSLKWHDGDPMPDDKELISAQDRVLIRRRLFAMKRHGLPPIVTHNMLNDSEDPVLNQIRRVQLFNHPTDRVKIVFHPEFLNSANPVLPLDYDEFVRGTHMGIFASYYEPWGYTPAECTVMGVPSITTNLSGFGCYMEELIENSSDYGIYIVDRRTKGVDDSVNQLTTHMFDFCQKSRRQRINQRNRTERLSDLLDWKRMGMEYVKARQLALRRAYPGSFSGDEEEEDFIPGVEQKISRPFSVPGSPRDRTGMMTPGDFASLQEGREGLNTEDYVAWKLPEEEDPDEYPFPLTLRAKRPSGPASPLDGVQLNGN; this is encoded by the exons atggccgactTTCCACAAGGTCAGCGGGACAACAACGACCGTCCTGCCCGCGATGTGAAGAACCACCTACTCTTCGAAATTGCAACCGAAGTTGCCCATCGAG TTGGCGGTATCTACTCCGTCCTCAAGTCTAAGGCGCCTGTAACGACGGCCGAATATGGCGACCGCTACACGCTCATCGGTCCCTTGAACCACAACTCG GCCGCagtcgaggttgaggagctggagccAACGAACCCCGAGCTTGCTGCTACGATTCAGTCCATGAGAGACCGTGGTATTGGCATTCTCTACGGTCGATGGCTCATCGACGGTGCCCCACGAGTCCTGCTTTTCGACACCAAGACGGCCTACCACTTCATGGATGAGTGGAAGGCGGACCTGTGGAACGTCGCGAGCattccctcgccgcccaacGATGATGAGACGAACGAGGCCGTCATTTTTGGATACGTTGTCGCCTGGTTCCTGGGAGAG TTTGTTTGTCACGAGAAAAAGAGAGCCGTCATCGCGCATTTTCACGAGTGGCTTGCCGGTGTCGCCCTTCCCCTCACCAAGAAGCGTCGCATTGATGTGACAACCATCTTCACCACCCACGCCACCCTTTTGGGAAGATACCTATGCGCAGGCTCTGTCGACTTCTACAACAACCTCCAATGGTTCGAtgttgatgccgaggccggaAAGCGTGGCATCTACCACCGCTACTGCATTGAGCGTGCTGCCGCTCACTCCTGCGATGTTTTCACGACGGTATCACACATTACTGCATACGAGAGTGAGCATCTGCTCAAGCGCAAGCCGGACGGTGTGCTGCCTAACGGTCTGAACGTTACAAAGTTTTCTGCCATGCACGAGTTCCAGAACCTGCACCAGCAAGCCAAGGAAAAAATCCACGACTTCGTCCGTGGACATTTCTATGGCCACTACGACTTCGACCCCGAGAACACGCTCTACTTCTTCACCGCCGGCCGCTATGAGTTCAGAAATAAGGGCGTTGACATGTTCATTGAGTCGCTGGCCCGTTTGAACCATCGCCTCAAGTCCGCCGGCAGCAAGATCACCGTTGTAGCCTTCGTCATCATGCCGGCACAGACCACCTCACTGACAGTAGAAGCCCTCAAGGGCCAGGCCGTCATCAAGTCGCTGCGGGACACTGTCGATGTCATCGAGAAGGGTATTGGACGTCGCATTTTTGAGCGCTCGCTCAAGTGGCACGATGGCGACCCGATGCCTGATGACAAGGAGCTCATCAGCGCCCAGGACCGCGTCCTCATTCGTAGGCGGTTGTTCGCGATGAAGCGCCATGGCCTCCCCCCCATCGTCACTCACAACATGCTCAATGACAGCGAGGACCCCGTCCTCAACCAGATCAGGCGTGTCCAGCTCTTCAATCACCCCACAGACCGTGTCAAGATCGTCTTCCACCCAGAGTTCCTGAACTCGGCCAACCCAGTTCTGCCTCTGGACTACGACGAGTTTGTGCGCGGCACGCATATGGGTATCTTTGCGTCTTACTACGAACCTTGGGGCTATACCCCTGCCGAGTGTACCGTCATGGGAGTCCCCAGCATCACGACTAACTTGTCGGGCTTCGGATGTTACATGGAGGAGCTGATTGAAAACTCGAGCGACTACGGCATCTACATTGTCGATCGCAGGACCAAGGGAGTCGACGACTCGGTTAACCAGCTTACGACGCACATGTTTGACTTTTGCCAAAAGAGCCGTCGCCAGCGCATCAACCAGCGTAATCGTACGGAGCGCCTCAGCGACCTGCTGGACTGGAAGAGGATGGGCATGGAATATGTCAAGGCTCGCCAGCTGGCACTGAGACGGGCTTATCCCGGCTCCTTCAgcggagacgaggaggaggaggacttTATCCCCGGCGTGGAGCAGAAGATATCGCGGCCCTTCTCAGTGCCCGGGTCTCCCCGCGATCGCACCGGCATGATGACCCCGGGCGACTTTGCCAGCTTGCAAGAGGGCAGAGAAGGACTGAACACGGAGGACTACGTCGCTTGGAAGTTGCC CGAGGAGGAAGACCCCGACGAATACCCCTTCCCCCTCACCCTCCGCGCCAAGCGCCCCTCGGGCCCTGCGAGCCCTCTGGACGGAGTGCAATTGAACGGCAACTAA
- a CDS encoding Ctd kinase subunit alpha, whose protein sequence is MESNHRNRPRHVAMRDDRRPGDERRDRGRAGREVIRCRRSPSPPPRRPREADRVPDSKPRDPPPDKLQPSGRNHHRPRDRSRGRPHPTSPSPIRRNKYREESRDRSRGRVAGDSRRDTRAKHHRDRSRGFTRGDGPTSPSFKRARSRSFDRSAADGKKVRRDISPRRDHKEVVPPADAGRSSRGSPHPSRRSLTPDRREYRSKHKERTRRSNRSKSRSPNRERRRDRRDHSPKHSREQSSGRRRDRSPLPHRQRSPARQSSTSARGGHRLASPRRSSKDQPHYKPPQSGASSRSLSRGSGRRAPQGDDSQAPPKSQPSSGANSVEVSMSGRGNHRESFASQIPPALSHGRQYSDPRQFSQSPQPTPNSFNASPNQSPYGGSRGNWGSQQFSPTHQYPPQYPQSNYGPPTGPSGSYTPNPSYSPPPSAPTGPMQQYQGSFRGNYRSGTTFRGAQFGQGRGGYRGNSFKSTVQWTSNASSAGSRQLDDTKSQRSTTPVQGNKSDAGEHADEGENPFRPSKDLQVEDVTPSDKASESNAPHPNRAPPSGPATQSSSSSSKFSFAFKASAKPAPTAPKPEISQKFNAAPSKRDASQHRESKDGDRDRDRERDRERERDRDRNRDRDRDRDRDRDRDRARDKAREKDKGLDRDVLRGAPTEPASARARQEPRQPPPGPRQPPGPRMRKIRKTMKRLKPGPKLPDDLIKSESVYFRKPGNESVVGSGTYGKVFKALHVYTKGLVALKRIRMEGERDGFPVTAVREIKLLQSLRHTNIVQLQEVMVERNDCFMVFEYLSHDLTGILNHPSFTLDAAQKKHMAMQLFDGLDYLHKRGVLHRDIKAANILVSSDGVLKLADFGLARFYAKRHQLDYTNRVITIWYRSPELLLGETQYGPACDVWSAACVMVEIFTRHAIFPGDGSEINQLDKIYAVMGTPNKAEWPGLIDMPWFELLRPGYRRANTFPSKYQDKIPAAAYRLLAAMFRYDPAKRPSAADVLADEYFTTEDPPPRQAIELAELDGDWHEFESKALRRENERKEKEARRAASSAKDNKSRDRKREPEAHDDRGDAKRVHVEGRPVVPAERSKA, encoded by the exons ATGGAGTCCAACCACCGCAACCGCCCTCGACATGTCGCCATGAGAGACGACCGCAGACCAGGCGATGAGCGCAGAGACCGAGGTAGAGCTGGTCGAGAAGTGATACGCTGCCGCAGATCTCCCTCGCCTCCCCCACGTCGACCTCGGGAAGCCGACAGAGTGCCAGACAGCAAACCTCGCGACCCTCCCCCCGACAAGTTACAGCCTTCTGGCCGAAACCACCACAGACCACGCGACCGTAGCAGAGGCCGACCCCATCCAACATCACCTTCGCCTATCCGTCGCAATAAGTACCGGGAAGAGTCTCGTGATCGATCTCGTGGCAGGGTCGCTGGTGATTCGCGGCGCGACACCCGAGCCAAGCACCATCGAGACCGTAGCCGGGGATTTACTCGAGGCGACGGCCCTACATCACCATCCTTCAAGCGGGCAAGAAGTCGAAGTTTCGACAGGTCTGCTGCAGACGGAAAAAAGGTCAGACGGGACATTAGCCCGCGTCGTGACCACAAGGAGGTAGTACCCCCTGCAGACGCCGGTCGGAGTTCACGAGGCTCTCCTCATCCATCCCGAAGATCACTTACCCCCGATCGCCGCGAATACCGATCGAAACACAAGGAAAGAACTCGTCGGAGTAATCGAAGTAAGTCGCGCTCGCCCAATAGGGAGAGGAGACGGGACCGTCGTGATCACTCCCCAAAGCACAGCCGCGAGCAGTCGTCTGGCCGAAGGCGGGATCgatctcccctcccccatcgACAACGGTCCCCCGCCAGACAGTCCTCAACATCCGCGAGGGGTGGCCATCGTCTGGCATCGCCGCGTCGCAGCTCCAAAGACCAGCCGCACTACAAGCCGCCCCAGTCCGGAGCCTCGTCCAGGTCCCTTAGTAGGGGATCAGGCAGACGGGCTCCACAAGGCGACGATTCCCAAGCTCCTCCAAAGTCTCAACCTTCATCCGGCGCCAACAGCGTGGAGGTCAGCATGAGCGGTAGAGGGAACCACCGGGAGAGCTTTGCGTCTCAAATACCCCCTGCATTGTCCCACGGCCGGCAGTACAGCGACCCACGACAATTTTCCCAGTCCCCGCAACCAACTCCAAACTCCTTCAACGCGTCCCCGAACCAGTCGCCGTACGGCGGTAGCAGGGGAAATTGGGGGTCTCAGCAGTTCTCCCCAACACA CCAATACCCCCCGCAGTATCCACAATCCAACTACGGTCCTCCAACAGGACCGTCCGGCTCCTATACACCAAATCCATCCTactcaccaccaccgtccgCCCCAACAGGACCAATGCAACAGTATCAAGGGAGCTTCCGCGGTAACTACCGTAGTGGCACCACGTTCCGAGGAGCCCAGTTCGGCCAGGGTCGAGGTGGCTACAGAGGAAATAGCTTCAAGAGTACTGTACAATGGACATCCAATGCTTCCAGCGCCGGCTCTCGGCAGCTGGATGATACGAAGTCTCAGCGGTCGACCACTCCCGTCCAAGGCAACAAATCGGATGCTGGCGAACATGcagacgagggcgagaacCCGTTCCGCCCCTCAAAAGATTTGCAAGTTGAGGACGTCACACCGTCCGACAAGGCTAGCGAGAGCAATGCACCACATCCGAACAGGGCCCCTCCGTCTGGTCCGGCCACtcagtcgtcgtcgtcgtcgtcgaagttTAGCTTTGCGTTTAAGGCATCTGCAAAGCCTGCTCCGACGGCACCTAAGCCTGAGATATCTCAGAAGTTCAACGCCGCCCCTTCTAAGCGGGATGCTTCCCAACATCGCGAATCCAAGGATGGGGATCGTGACCGTGATCGGGAACGAGACCGAGAACGGGAACGAGACCGAGACAGGAATCGTGATCGTGATCGTGACCGGGACCGCGACCGTGACCGAGACAGGGCTCGGGACAAGGCTCGGGAGAAGGACAAAGGACTTGACAGGGACGTTCTTCGGGGCGCTCCAACTGAACCCGCTTCGGCCAGAGCTCGCCAGGAGCCGCGACAACCTCCTCCAGGCCCGCGACAGCCGCCGGGTCCGAGAATGCGAAAAATCAGGAAGACCATGAAACGCCTGAAGCCAGGACCAAAGCTACCCGACGATTTGATCAAGTCAGAATCGGTTTACTTCCGGAAGCCCGGCAACGAATCTGTTGTTGGCTCCGGCACGTACGGAAAAGTTTTCAAGGCCTTGCACGTCTACACGAAAGGTCTGGTGGCCCTGAAGCGCATCCGCATGGAAGGCGAAAGAGACGGTTTTCCCGTTACGGCGGTTCGAGAGATCAAGTTGCTTCAATCGCTCCGCCACACCAACATCGTCCAGCTTCAGGAGGTCATGGTCGAGAGAAACGACTGTTTCATGGTTTTTGAGTACCTGTCCCACGACTTAACGGGAATTCTGAACCATCCGTCCTTCACGCTAGATGCGGCCCAAAAGAAGCATATGGCAATGCAACTtttcgacggcctcgactACTTGCACAAGAGAGGTGTTCTCCATCGAGACATCAAAGCTGCAAACATTCTTGTCAGCAGCGACGGTGTTCTCAAATTGGCAGACTTCGGCCTGGCACGCTTCTATGCCAAGAGACACCAACTGGATTACACCAATCGAGTCATCACGATTTGGTACCGGTCGCCTGAGCTGCTTCTTGGCGAGACTCAGTACGGTCCTGCTTGCGATGTCTGGAGCGCCGCCTGCGTCATGGTGGAGATCTTCACTCGCCATGCCATCTTTCCAGGCGACGGTAGCGAGATCAACCAATTGGACAAGATCTACGCCGTGATGGGCACTCCGAACAAGGCGGAATGGCCTGGACTGATCGATATGCCGTGGTTTGAGCTGCTGCGTCCTGGGTACCGGCGGGCAAACACTTTCCCTTCCAAATACCAGGACAAGATTCCGGCCGCAGCGTACCGACTGTTGGCTGCCATGTTCCGCTACGACCCCGCCAAAAGACCATCGGCTGCCGATGTTCTGGCTGATGAATACTTCACCACCGAAGACCCTCCTCCGCGACAGGCTATAGA ACTTGCCGAATTGGATGGTGACTGGCACGAATTCGAGTCCAAGGCGCTGCGGCGTGAGAACGAGCGTAAGGAGAAAGAGGCGCGGCGCGCGGCGTCGTCTGCGAAGGACAACAAGTCCCGAGATCGCAAGAGAGAACCCGAAGCTCACGATGACCGCGGCGACGCTAAGAGAGTCCATGTGGAGGGGAGGCCGGTGGTTCCTGCAGAGCGTTCAAAGGCCTAG
- a CDS encoding Plasma membrane proteolipid 3: MGAVSAVFLILITILVPPVGVYAVAGCGMDLLVNICLTILGYLPGHIHAFYIEYVYYDRKEQAREGRIITGHAPGVYSDNVQSGGHGYGTIAQGTV; encoded by the exons ATGGGTGCCGTCTCTGCAGTGTTTCTCATTCTCATCACCATCCTTG TCCCGCCCGTCGGTGTctacgccgtcgccggctgTGGAATGG ATCTCCTTGTCAACATTTGCCTGACGATCCTGGGATACCTGCCGGGCCACATTCACGCCTTCTACATCGAATACGTATACTACGATCGCAAGGAACAGGCGCGGGAGGGCCGCATCATTACTGGTCACGCGCCAGGTGTCTACAGCGACAACGTGCAGAGCGGAGGCCATGGCTACGGAACGATTGCCCAGGGCACTGTATAA
- a CDS encoding RNA-binding protein: MSGPQAGSQLNIDRYVVIHVATTCDEHGVYVTKDSAEVIELGWILLDAKSLEEITRESVLVKPINTPITPLCTSLTTLTWEHVRNAGTFRDAINRFDTFANEHLTSQNLDFVFVTLDAWDLRVQLPREARDKAVVLPPYLQHSRTFDLRTEYQRWQQHHPESLPFGPSMLSNICAALEVEPVQSSAPIKHNLPFHLQALAPASPRRAMEEAVTLARVLRGLIRKSQPSHEHPDVLTRPMDARADVRAFLSERSKVLHMSGLPHDTTQSELESWFTQFGGRPIAFWTLRTPEQHKPTGSGFAVFSSHEEAAESLCMNGRALNEKAIEVSPSSSRVLDRAAEILTPFPPSKNRPRPGDWTCPSCGFSNFQRRTACFRCSFPAVSAGPTGDMGYGYGYGPPAIMPPSQHHHGHMGHGGGRMGGSGVVPFRAGDWKCGNEVCGYHNFAKNVCCLRCGASRAGAAVVADSGGYPSPMDPPSNYSMSQGSMSGTPGPGPFASAGGGFASGGGGYGGQHFGGPPSTYALPSGIGGGGAAPYPSSLNTHFGPAPGSHSAGPFDSRAAEAAFQSASNGPASAGPSNNFYSQNENDPFAFLSSGIGGLSVSGGDARQNGGAAPPSKSPA; this comes from the exons ATGTCTGGTCCCCAAGCTGGTAGCCAGCTCAACATCGATCGCTATGTCGTGATCCACGTCGCAACCACCTGCGACGAGCATGGAGTCTACGTCACCAAGGACTCCGCCGAGGTTATCGAGCTGGGCTGGATCCTTCTTGACGCGAAGTCTCTTGAGGAG ATCACCCGCGAGAGCGTTCTTGTCAAACCCATCAACACTCCGATCACACCCTTGTGCA CGAGCTTGACGACCCTGACCTGGGAACACGTCCGCAATGCCGGAACCTTCCGCGATGCCATCAACCGATTTGACACCTTTGCCAACGAACACCTGACCTCGCAGAACCTCGACTTCGTTTTTGTCACGCTCGATGCTTGGGATCTCCGCGTCCAATTGCCCCGAGAGGCCCGGGACAAGGCCGTCGTGTTGCCTCCATACCTCCAGCACTCTCGTACTTTCGATTTGCGAACCGAGTACCAGCGATGGCAGCAGCATCACCCCGAATCGTTGCCCTTTGGGCCCTCGATGCTGTCCAATATCTGTGCCGCCTTGGAGGTGGAGCCGGTCCAGTCCAGTGCTCCAATCAAGCACAACCTGCCTTTCCACCTTCAGGCACTGGCTCCCGCTTCCCCTCGCCGTGCCATGGAGGAGGCTGTCACACTCGCCCGGGTTCTGAGAGGTCTGATTCGCAAGTCGCAGCCCTCCCACGAGCACCCCGACGTCTTGACGCGCCCCATGGACGCCCGCGCTGATGTGCGTGCTTTCTTGTCGGAGCGCAGCAAGGTCCTCCACATGTCGGGCCTGCCCCACGACACTACTCAATCCGAGCTCGAGAGCTGGTTTACCCAGTTTGGTGGTCGTCCTATTGCATTCTGGACTCTGCGAACCCCTGAGCAGCACAAGCCCACTGGTAGCGGTTTTGCTGTCTTTTCTTCCCACGAGGAG GCTGCTGAGAGTTTGTGCATGAACGGTCGTGCCCTTAACGAGAAGGCGATCGAAGTGTCTCCGTCTTCTAGCCGTGTTCTTGACCGCGCTGCCGAGATTCTCACACCGTTCCCGCCCAGCAAGAaccgtcctcgccctggcGACTGGACTTGCCCTTCGTGCGGCTTCTCCAACTTCCAGCGACGAACTGCCTGCTTCCGTTGCTCGTTCCCGGCTGTGAGCGCCGGCCCTACCGGTGACATGGGCTACGGCTACGGATACGGCCCACCGGCCATCATGCCGCCTTCCCAGCACCACCATGGACACATGGGCCACGGTGGCGGACGCATGGGCGGAAGTGGCGTGGTTCCCTTCCGCGCCGGAGATTGGAAGTGCGGCAACGAGGTCTGCGGTTACCACAACTTTGCTAAGAACGTATGCTGTCTGCGATGCGGCGCCAGTCGTGCTGGTGCCGCTGTCGTCGCTGACTCTGGTGGCTACCCTTCCCCCATGGACCCTCCCTCCAACTACAGTATGAGCCAGGGCTCGATGAGCGGCACTCCTGGACCCGGACCCTTCGCCTCGGCCGGTGGCGGCTTCGcatccggcggcggcggctacggCGGCCAGCACTTTGGCGGCCCGCCCAGCACCTATGCTCTTCCCTCGGGcatcggtggcggcggagctGCCCCCTACCCTTCCTCTCTCAACACCCACTTCGGACCGGCTCCCGGATCCCACTCCGCCGGCCCCTTTGACAGCCGCGCTGCCGAGGCTGCCTTCCAGTCGGCCTCCAATGGCCCCGCGTCCGCCGGTCCTTCGAACAACTTTTACTCGCAAAACGAGAACGATCCTTTTGCGTTCCTTTCCAGCGGCATCGGTGGTCTGTCCGTCAGCGGCGGTGATGCCCGTCAGAACGGAGGAGCTGCGCCGCCAAGCAAGTCTCCTGCTTAA
- a CDS encoding WD domain-containing protein — protein MAPAQVVDDVDVDMVQEEDEDQEQRLINEGAWRSVHKLLACSLTNTAPEYKTWKKNSPFLYDMILSTALEWPTLTSQWFPDVKEPEDKNYRIHRLLLGTHTSEGLPNHVQIAEVKIPKSVAPNPDEYNEETGEIGGYGKSSNGQTAAVEFSIVQKIDHPGEVNKARYQPQNPDIIATLCVDGKVLVFDRTKHSLQPTGKVNAQVELIGHKQEGFGLAWNPHEEGCLASGSEDTTVCLWDLKTIQSGSHTLKPARKYTHHTQIVNDVQYHPIAKSFIGTVSDDLTMQIIDVRQSETARAAVTAKRGHMDAINALAFNPTSEVLVATASADKTLGIWDLRNVKEKVHTLEGHNDAVTSLSWHPQEAGILGSGSYDRRVIFWDLSRVGEEQMPDDQEDGPPELLFMHGGHTNHLADFSWNPNEPWLVCSAAEDNLLQIWKVADSIVGKDDGDLPLDEIDR, from the exons ATGGCGCCCGCTCAAGTTgttgacgatgtcgacg TCGACATGGTtcaggaggaggacgaggaccaggAGCAGCGTCTCATAAACGAAGGTGCATGGCGCTCAGTTCACAAGCTTCTGGCATGTTCATTGACTAACACGGCGCCAGAGTACAAGACATGGAAGAAAAACAGTCCTTTTCTCTACGACATGATTCTCAG CACGGCTCTCGAATGGCCTACCCTTACCTCCCAATGGTTCCCTGACGTAAAGGAGCCTGAAGACAAGAACTACCGCATCCACAGACTTCTCCTCGGAACCCACACTTCCGAGGGCCTTCCCAACCACGTGCAGATCGCCGAAGTGAAGATCCCTAAATCCGTCGCCCCGAACCCCGACGAGTATAACGAGGAGACAGGAGAGATTGGAGGCTATGGAAAGTCTTCGAACGGTCAGACGGCTGCCGTCGAGTTCAGCATCGTGCAGAAGATCGACCATCCTGGCGAGGTTAACAAGGCGCGCTATCAGCCTCAGAACCCCGACATAATCGCGACATTGTgcgtcgacggcaaggtcCTTGTCTTTGACCGTACGAAGCACAGCCTGCAGCCCACTGGAAAAGTCAATGCCCAGGTCGAACTCATCGGCCACAAGCAGGAGGGATTTGGTCTGGCGTGGAACCCTCATGAGGAGGGCTGCCTTGCGTCTGGCAGTGAAGACACCACCGTGTGTCTATG GGATCTCAAGACTATCCAGAGCGGAAGCCACACGCTGAAGCCCGCCCGCAAGTACACACACCACACCCAGATCGTCAACGATGTGCAATATCATCCGATTGCGAAGAGCTTCATCGGAACCGTCTCGGACGACTTGACCATGCAGATCATCGACGTGCGTCAATCCGAGACCGCTCGtgccgccgtcaccgctAAGCGTGGCCATATGGATGCCATCAACGCTCTGGCATTCAACCCTACATCGGAAGTACTCGTCGCAACAGCGTCCGCTGACAAGACTTTGGGCATATGGGACCTTCGCAACGTCAAGGAGAAGGTTCACACGTTAGAGGGACACAATGACGCAGTCACGTCTCTCTCGTGGCACCCGCAGGAAGCCGGCATCCTGGGCAGCGGCTCCTACGACAGAAGGGTTATATTCTGGGATCTCTCGCGTGTTGGAGAGGAACAGATGCCGGACGATCAAGAAGACGGCCCCCCGGAATT GCTCTTTATGCACGGCGGGCACACCAACCACCTTGCAGACTTCAGCTGGAACCCCAACGAGCCTTGGCTCGTTTGCAGTGCCGCTGAGGACAATCTGCTCCAGATCTGGAAGGTTGCCGACTCCATCGTCGGCAAGGACGACGGTGATCTGCCGCTCGACGAGATTGACCGATAG